The proteins below come from a single Osmerus eperlanus unplaced genomic scaffold, fOsmEpe2.1 SCAFFOLD_540, whole genome shotgun sequence genomic window:
- the r3hcc1l gene encoding coiled-coil domain-containing protein R3HCC1L isoform X2: MEGEQPEGDSVQSQTPTSRSKKPEKNRQGASGQSGPKDKPQSQGEAKPKPRPRYTDKARKNAKNKKDKAGKGGEEGKIPESESQSEERLQEGEGPQPDGQPPTTNEGADVEAGSNLEVDNQGNGALEEEEEEEEEEEDSWDTLFNDDGECLDPHVVEELSGRAGRKKASAQEARCDRGGEGAQDGDVDLSEDELAHIVEIYDFPAGFKTEDLLKSFQAYQQRGFDIQWIDESHALALFSHPVTAREALRTKHPLLKVRSLAKASVTTRAKARSCSDYLLPSKERPPTSAALARRLVIGALGVKSNQTQEGREAEKKKLQEAREAPGSQTEG, translated from the exons ATGGAGGGTGAGCAGCCGGAGGGAGACAGCGTTCAGAGCCAGACCCCCACGTCTCGTTCCAAGAAGCCAGAGAAGAACCGCCAGGGGGCCTCGGGTCAGAGCggccccaaagacaagccccAATCCCAGGGAGAAGCCAAACCCAAGCCCAGGCCCCGCTACACGGACAAGGCCCGCAAGAACGCCAAGAACAAGAAGGACAAGgctgggaaaggaggagaggagggcaagaTCCCTGAAAGTGAAAGCCAATCAGAGGAAAGgttacaggaaggggaggggcctcaGCCTGATGGTCAGCCTCCCACAACCAATGAGGGAGCAGATGTAGAGGCGGGCTCCAATCTGGAGGTGGATAACCAAGGTAACGGTGccctggaagaggaagaggaagaagaggaggaggaggaggacagttgGGACACCCTGTTTAACGATGATGGAGAGTGTCTGGATCCACATGTGGTTGAAGAG ctgtCCGGACGCGCGGGCAGGAAGAAGGCGTCGGCCCAGGAGGCCAGGTGTGACCGAGGCGGAGAGGGCGCCCAGGACGGAGACGTGGACCTGAGTGAGGACGAGCTGGCCCACATCGTGGAGATCTACGACTTCCCCGCCGGCTTCAAGACCGAGGATCTGCTCAAGTCCTTCCAGGCCTACCA acagagagGGTTTGATATCCAGTGGATCGATGAGTCTCATGCCCTGGCCTTGTTCTCCCATCCTGTAACAG ctcGTGAGGCCCTCAGGACTAAACACCCTCTTTTGAAGGTCAGGTCTCTCGCCAAGGCATCTGTTACCACCAGAGCCAAGGCCCGCAGCTgctcag actaccTGCTCCCCAGTAAGGAACGCCCCCCGACCAGCGCCGCCCTGGCACGCCGCCTGGTGATAGGTGCTCTGGGCGTCAAGAGCAACCAGACCCAAGAGGGCCGCGAGGCGGAGAAGAAGAAGCTGCAGGAGGCCAGGG
- the r3hcc1l gene encoding coiled-coil domain-containing protein R3HCC1L isoform X1 yields the protein MEGEQPEGDSVQSQTPTSRSKKPEKNRQGASGQSGPKDKPQSQGEAKPKPRPRYTDKARKNAKNKKDKAGKGGEEGKIPESESQSEERLQEGEGPQPDGQPPTTNEGADVEAGSNLEVDNQGNGALEEEEEEEEEEEDSWDTLFNDDGECLDPHVVEELSGRAGRKKASAQEARCDRGGEGAQDGDVDLSEDELAHIVEIYDFPAGFKTEDLLKSFQAYQQRGFDIQWIDESHALALFSHPVTAREALRTKHPLLKVRSLAKASVTTRAKARSCSDYLLPSKERPPTSAALARRLVIGALGVKSNQTQEGREAEKKKLQEAREQKRLAAKQRDDAWEGN from the exons ATGGAGGGTGAGCAGCCGGAGGGAGACAGCGTTCAGAGCCAGACCCCCACGTCTCGTTCCAAGAAGCCAGAGAAGAACCGCCAGGGGGCCTCGGGTCAGAGCggccccaaagacaagccccAATCCCAGGGAGAAGCCAAACCCAAGCCCAGGCCCCGCTACACGGACAAGGCCCGCAAGAACGCCAAGAACAAGAAGGACAAGgctgggaaaggaggagaggagggcaagaTCCCTGAAAGTGAAAGCCAATCAGAGGAAAGgttacaggaaggggaggggcctcaGCCTGATGGTCAGCCTCCCACAACCAATGAGGGAGCAGATGTAGAGGCGGGCTCCAATCTGGAGGTGGATAACCAAGGTAACGGTGccctggaagaggaagaggaagaagaggaggaggaggaggacagttgGGACACCCTGTTTAACGATGATGGAGAGTGTCTGGATCCACATGTGGTTGAAGAG ctgtCCGGACGCGCGGGCAGGAAGAAGGCGTCGGCCCAGGAGGCCAGGTGTGACCGAGGCGGAGAGGGCGCCCAGGACGGAGACGTGGACCTGAGTGAGGACGAGCTGGCCCACATCGTGGAGATCTACGACTTCCCCGCCGGCTTCAAGACCGAGGATCTGCTCAAGTCCTTCCAGGCCTACCA acagagagGGTTTGATATCCAGTGGATCGATGAGTCTCATGCCCTGGCCTTGTTCTCCCATCCTGTAACAG ctcGTGAGGCCCTCAGGACTAAACACCCTCTTTTGAAGGTCAGGTCTCTCGCCAAGGCATCTGTTACCACCAGAGCCAAGGCCCGCAGCTgctcag actaccTGCTCCCCAGTAAGGAACGCCCCCCGACCAGCGCCGCCCTGGCACGCCGCCTGGTGATAGGTGCTCTGGGCGTCAAGAGCAACCAGACCCAAGAGGGCCGCGAGGCGGAGAAGAAGAAGCTGCAGGAGGCCAGGG